One genomic segment of Coffea arabica cultivar ET-39 chromosome 6e, Coffea Arabica ET-39 HiFi, whole genome shotgun sequence includes these proteins:
- the LOC113695240 gene encoding probable phosphopantothenoylcysteine decarboxylase, protein MENAESLKLGMEIEGNSSSRKPRVLLAASGSVAAIKFANLCHCFVEWAEVKAVATKASMHFIDKVALPKDVTLYRDEDEWSTWNKIGDSVLHIELRSWADIMIIAPLSANTLGKIAGGLCDNLLTCIVRAWDYSKPLFVAPAMNTFMWNNTFTERHLLLIDDLGINLIPPVTKRLACGDYGNGAMAEPSLIFSTVRLFLESRGQSSNGNVQ, encoded by the exons ATGGAAAATGCGGAGTCATTAAAATTGGGTATGGAAATTGAGGGTAATAGTTCTTCGAGGAAACCTCGAGTCCTACTGGCTGCAAGTGGAAGTGTGGCTGCAATAAAGTTTGCAAACCTTTGTCATTGTTTTGTTGAATGGGCAGAAGTTAAAGCAGTTGCTACAAAGGCTTCTATGCATTTTATAGATAAAGTGGCACTTCCTAAGGATGTGACTCTGTACAGAGATGAGGATGAATGGTCGACATGGAATAAGATAGGAGATAGTGTGTTGCATATTGAACTCCGTAGTTGGGCTGATATTATGATCATTGCGCCTTTGTCGGCCAACACACTTGGAAAG ATTGCAGGAGGTTTGTGTGATAACTTGCTTACCTGCATTGTGCGAGCATGGGATTATAGTAAGCCACTTTTTGTAGCTCCTGCAATGAACACTTTTATGTGGAACAACACTTTTACAGAACGGCATCTTCTGTTAATTGATGACCTGGGGATCAATCTTATCCCACCTGTAACCAAGAGGCTAGCTTGTGGAGACTATGGGAATGGCGCAATGGCTGAACCTTCTCTCATCTTCTCAACTGTAAGGCTCTTCTTGGAATCCCGGGGTCAATCAAGCAATGGCAATGTCCAGTGA